Part of the Novosphingobium sp. KA1 genome is shown below.
GACGAGACCGGCAGGCCGCCGTCGAGTACCGCGCCGACCGCACGCGCGGCGATTCCGAACGTGCCGCCGACGTCCTCGAGCACGCCGGGATTGCCGCTACGCGCCTTGCCGAAGGTGAAATCGTCGCCGGTGACGACACCGGCAACGCCAAGCTGCCCGGCAAGGATCTGCTCGATCCACTGCTCGGCATGCATGCCGGCCATGGCGCCGTCGAAATGGAACACCAGCATGGCGTCCGCGCCCGCTTCGCCGAAGAGTTCCTGCCGCTGGTCCAGCGTGGTCAGGCGAAACGGTTCGGCCTCGGGCTGGAAATGGCGCACCGGATGCGGATCGAACGTGGCGACGATCGCCTTGCGGCCTTCGGCGCGCGCCCAGCGGATCGCCTCGCCGACAACGGCCTGATGGCCGAGGTGGAATCCGTCAAAATTGCCCAGCGCCAGCACGGCGCCGCGCATGTCTTCGGGAAAGGGCTCACGGTTGTCGAGGCGAATCATGTCGTTTCGGGCCTATAAGTCGCGCTCGAGCGTCACGAAAGCATGGGCGGGGCGGTTACCGTCCGCCCTATGCTCTTCGCGCGCGATCTCGCGCCATTCGCTGCCGGGACGGGGCATGAAGGTATCGCCTTCATAGTCCCCGTGGATCTCGGTCAGTTCGATGCGGTTCGCCAGGCCTGCAAAGAGGCCGTAGATTTCCGCGCCGCCGATCACCGCGACCTCGCCCTCGCCTGCCAGTTCCAGCGCTGCGTCGACGCTATGGGCAACTTCGGCGCCTTCAGCCTGCCATGCTTCATCGCGCGTCAGCACGATGTGACGGCGGCCGGGCAGCGGCGAAGGGAAGCTGTCGAAGGTCTTGCGGCCCATGATCATGGGTTTTCCCATCGTCAGCGCCTTGAACCGCCTGAGGTCAGCCGGCAGGTGCCAGGGCAGAGCCCCGTCGCGCCCGATCGTGCCGTTTGCGGCGCGCGCATAGACAAGGAAGATGTCTTGAGCCAAGTCGCCGTTCAGTCCTGCGAGAAGGAGAGGCGCGTCACGTGCCCCATCTTGCGGCCGGGGCGCGCCGCACCCTTGCCGTAGAGGTGGAGGTGATTGGCGGGATCGGCCAGGATCGCCGGCCAGGCATCGGCCTCGTCGCCGATCAGGTTGCGCATTTCGACCGCGTCGGCTGCCAGCGCGGTGCTGCCCAGCGGCAGCCCGCAGATCGCGCGCACGTGGTTCTCGAACTGCGAGGTCACCGCGCCCTCGATGGTCCAGTGCCCCGAATTGTGCACGCGGGGCGCCATCTCGTTGAACACCGGGCCGTTTGCGGTGGCGAAGAATTCGAGCGTGAGCACACCGACGTAGCCCAGCGCCTCGGCCACTTTCGCGGCCAGTGCGCGGGCGGCGGGAACCTGTTCCAGAATCGCGGCTGGCGCCGGAACAGTGCTTACCGAAAGGATACCGCTCTCGTGGACGTTCTCGGCCGAATCGAAATAGCGGATGTCGCCATCGGCGCCCCGGCACAGGATCACCGAGAATTCGGCAAAGAAGGTGACGAAGCCTTCGTAGATCAGCGCCTGGGCCGGAAGCTCGAGGCCTTCGGCATCTTCCGGCGTCATGATCCGCCA
Proteins encoded:
- a CDS encoding 5-(carboxyamino)imidazole ribonucleotide synthase gives rise to the protein MIPPGETIGILGGGQLGRMIAMAAAQLGYRCHIYAPEADSIAAEVSAAFTCAAWDDGEAMAKFAADCAVVTYEFENVPVAPLAALGATPLLAGPLALETAQDRLNEKRFVTELGGTPAPFFAVDNAADLAAAMAEIGTPGILKTRRDGYDGKGQWRIMTPEDAEGLELPAQALIYEGFVTFFAEFSVILCRGADGDIRYFDSAENVHESGILSVSTVPAPAAILEQVPAARALAAKVAEALGYVGVLTLEFFATANGPVFNEMAPRVHNSGHWTIEGAVTSQFENHVRAICGLPLGSTALAADAVEMRNLIGDEADAWPAILADPANHLHLYGKGAARPGRKMGHVTRLSFSQD
- a CDS encoding dihydrofolate reductase; amino-acid sequence: MAQDIFLVYARAANGTIGRDGALPWHLPADLRRFKALTMGKPMIMGRKTFDSFPSPLPGRRHIVLTRDEAWQAEGAEVAHSVDAALELAGEGEVAVIGGAEIYGLFAGLANRIELTEIHGDYEGDTFMPRPGSEWREIAREEHRADGNRPAHAFVTLERDL
- a CDS encoding bifunctional riboflavin kinase/FAD synthetase, whose amino-acid sequence is MIRLDNREPFPEDMRGAVLALGNFDGFHLGHQAVVGEAIRWARAEGRKAIVATFDPHPVRHFQPEAEPFRLTTLDQRQELFGEAGADAMLVFHFDGAMAGMHAEQWIEQILAGQLGVAGVVTGDDFTFGKARSGNPGVLEDVGGTFGIAARAVGAVLDGGLPVSSSRIREALQAGDCETAARLLTRPFAIRGHVQHGDKRGRVIGFPTANLDMANYLRPRYGIYAITGHLPGGRTVIGAANMGIRPTFDPPKELLEPHFFDFSGDLYEQEIEVAFHHYLRGEAKFDSIEALKAQMALDCDRARELLADRA